The following are from one region of the Actinoplanes sp. L3-i22 genome:
- a CDS encoding RecQ family ATP-dependent DNA helicase — translation MTADAAERASVRERAEEVLRRLAGEHARLREDQWRAIEALTIDRRRVLCVQRTGWGKSAVYFVATALLRAGGTTGPTVIVSPLLALMRNQVDAAARAGIRARTINSANLEEWSEIEREIRAGTVDVLLISPERLNNPDFRDNVLPGLAHSTGLLVVDEAHCVSDWGHDFRPDYRRLRTFLEGLPGRTPVLATTATANSRVTADVADQLGDALVLRGPLGRDSLRLAALRLPDASHRLAWLVDHLDQLPGSGIIYTLTVAGATETADFLRSRGFPVASYTGQLDDAERRAAEQDLLDNKIKALIATSALGMGYDKPDLGFVVHLGAPNSPIAYYQQVGRAGRAVEHAEVVLLPGPEDAAIWRYFASLAFPPEDQVRAVLAQLSADRAMSTQALEPLVDMRRTRLELMLKVLDVDGAVRRTRGGWLATGRQWDYDTARLQRVAEARDAEQKTMIEYAVTSACRMEFLRRCLDDPEATPCGRCDNCAGPLFDAEVSSSSLAAAEAFLGRPGVEIAPKKMWPTGLAAIGISLKGKIGPSEQIKQGRSVGRLSDLGWGTRLRGVVGPESPDAPIPAELAAAVVEVLKAWARGEDAWEQRPVGVVAVGSHRHPQLVHSLAEHISTVGRLPLLGALNAVRSGAESYRGNSAQRVRALHDAFIVPPEVAAGIQAQPGPILLVDDLVDSGWTMALAGRAVRKAGAESILPLALAVAG, via the coding sequence ATGACGGCTGATGCGGCCGAGCGGGCGAGTGTGCGGGAGCGCGCCGAGGAGGTGCTGCGCCGGCTCGCCGGAGAGCACGCGAGACTGCGTGAGGATCAGTGGCGCGCCATCGAGGCGCTCACCATCGACCGTCGCCGGGTGCTCTGCGTGCAGCGCACCGGGTGGGGCAAGTCGGCGGTCTACTTCGTGGCCACCGCACTGCTGCGGGCCGGCGGGACGACCGGGCCGACGGTGATCGTGTCCCCTCTGCTCGCCCTGATGCGCAACCAGGTGGACGCCGCGGCCCGGGCCGGCATCCGCGCCCGCACCATCAACTCGGCGAACCTGGAGGAGTGGTCCGAGATCGAGCGGGAGATCCGGGCCGGCACGGTGGACGTGCTGCTGATCAGCCCGGAGCGGCTGAACAATCCGGACTTCCGGGATAACGTGCTGCCCGGTCTCGCGCACAGCACCGGCCTGCTCGTGGTCGACGAGGCGCACTGCGTCTCCGACTGGGGGCACGACTTCCGGCCGGACTACCGGCGGTTGCGGACGTTCCTGGAGGGCCTGCCCGGCCGCACGCCGGTGCTCGCCACCACCGCGACCGCCAACTCCCGCGTCACCGCCGACGTCGCCGACCAGCTCGGTGACGCCCTGGTGCTGCGTGGGCCGCTGGGCCGTGACTCGTTGCGCCTGGCGGCGTTGCGACTGCCCGACGCGTCACATCGGCTGGCCTGGCTCGTCGACCATCTCGACCAGCTGCCCGGCTCGGGCATCATCTACACGCTGACCGTGGCCGGGGCCACCGAGACCGCCGACTTCCTGCGCTCACGCGGGTTCCCCGTGGCGTCCTATACCGGCCAGCTGGACGATGCCGAGCGCCGCGCCGCCGAGCAGGACCTGCTGGACAACAAGATCAAGGCGCTGATCGCGACGTCCGCGCTCGGTATGGGTTATGACAAGCCGGATCTGGGGTTCGTCGTGCACCTGGGCGCGCCGAATTCGCCGATCGCCTACTACCAGCAGGTCGGCCGGGCCGGCCGGGCCGTCGAGCACGCCGAGGTGGTGCTGCTCCCCGGCCCGGAAGACGCCGCGATCTGGCGATACTTCGCCTCCCTGGCCTTCCCGCCCGAGGATCAGGTGCGGGCGGTGCTGGCGCAGCTCTCCGCCGACCGGGCGATGTCCACCCAGGCCCTGGAGCCGCTGGTCGACATGCGGCGCACCCGGCTGGAGCTGATGCTCAAGGTGCTCGACGTGGACGGCGCGGTGCGGCGCACCCGTGGCGGCTGGCTCGCCACCGGCCGACAGTGGGACTACGACACCGCCCGATTGCAGCGCGTCGCCGAGGCCCGGGACGCCGAACAAAAAACCATGATTGAGTACGCGGTGACCTCCGCCTGCCGGATGGAGTTCCTCCGCCGCTGCCTGGACGATCCGGAGGCGACGCCGTGCGGGCGGTGTGACAACTGCGCGGGGCCGCTCTTCGACGCCGAGGTGTCGTCGAGCTCGCTGGCGGCCGCGGAGGCGTTCCTCGGGCGCCCCGGCGTGGAGATCGCGCCGAAGAAGATGTGGCCCACCGGTCTGGCCGCGATCGGCATCTCGCTGAAGGGCAAGATCGGGCCGAGCGAGCAGATCAAGCAGGGCCGGTCCGTGGGACGCCTGTCCGACCTGGGCTGGGGCACGCGGCTGCGTGGCGTGGTCGGGCCGGAGTCGCCGGACGCGCCGATCCCGGCCGAGCTGGCCGCGGCGGTGGTCGAGGTGCTCAAGGCCTGGGCGCGCGGGGAGGACGCCTGGGAGCAGCGCCCGGTCGGGGTCGTGGCGGTCGGCTCGCACCGTCATCCACAGCTTGTCCACAGCCTCGCCGAGCACATCTCGACGGTGGGGCGGTTGCCGCTGCTCGGGGCGTTGAACGCGGTGCGGTCGGGGGCGGAGAGTTATCGCGGGAACAGTGCTCAGCGGGTTCGGGCGCTGCATGACGCCTTCATCGTTCCGCCGGAGGTCGCCGCGGGGATCCAGGCGCAGCCCGGCCCGATCCTGCTCGTCGACGACCTGGTCGACTCCGGTTGGACGATGGCGTTGGCTGGGCGCGCGGTGCGTAAGGCCGGTGCCGAGTCGATTCTGCCGTTGGCGCTCGCCGTGGCCGGCTGA
- a CDS encoding GNAT family N-acetyltransferase, whose product MGDRERDGYVLTDDVSRVDIDRVHRWLSEESYWAAGRSLELVNRSIEGSLPYSIRHGDEQVGFARVVTDGATFAWICDVFIDERHRGHGLGGWLVDSIVEDMTGRGILRLLLATRDAHEVYRRSGFTPLAGPGRFMEIDHRPTRNAILGLA is encoded by the coding sequence GTGGGAGACCGCGAACGGGACGGCTACGTCCTGACCGACGACGTGAGCCGGGTCGACATCGACCGTGTGCACCGCTGGCTGTCCGAGGAGTCCTACTGGGCCGCCGGCCGCTCGCTGGAACTGGTCAACCGCTCGATCGAAGGCTCGCTGCCCTACTCGATCCGGCACGGCGACGAGCAGGTCGGCTTCGCCCGCGTGGTCACCGACGGCGCCACCTTCGCCTGGATCTGCGACGTCTTCATCGACGAGCGGCACCGCGGCCACGGCCTGGGCGGCTGGCTGGTCGACAGCATCGTCGAGGACATGACCGGCCGCGGAATCCTCCGCCTGCTGCTGGCCACCCGCGACGCCCACGAGGTCTACCGCCGCTCGGGCTTCACCCCGCTCGCCGGCCCGGGCCGCTTCATGGAGATCGACCACCGCCCCACCCGCAACGCCATCCTCGGCCTCGCCTGA
- a CDS encoding nucleotidyl transferase AbiEii/AbiGii toxin family protein has protein sequence MDPRDAAHRSALDHVLGLIAESSWADVLMLRGSMLMPAWVGSRARVPADLDWVVLSDGVFPVDDLAPWPFVNRIDPAQHWPEAVHGGARNEMWTFEEFDTGGRRPRLPPEGLHWITEEDLTETGYTADFLRELVAASPRTPEGVEFDLKAVDELESTEYDDDGEYGALGATSGTRTRIWFPWTTPDGEKGQVDVDVAFDEPVPEPPVLTVVPRAGGRAPVGLLTASRELSLAWKLHWLAADQAGRQYSDAKDLYDAVLLAELPGIGLSPRLHEYAMSGGVRSLSSAALDTWSVNGDLPGGPAPWLARLASALPGLAPAP, from the coding sequence ATGGATCCGCGGGACGCGGCGCACCGATCCGCGCTCGACCACGTGCTGGGGCTGATCGCCGAGTCGTCCTGGGCGGACGTGCTGATGCTGCGCGGCAGCATGCTGATGCCGGCCTGGGTCGGTTCGCGCGCCCGGGTGCCCGCCGACCTGGACTGGGTGGTGCTCTCCGACGGGGTGTTCCCGGTCGACGATCTCGCGCCGTGGCCGTTCGTCAACCGGATCGACCCGGCCCAGCACTGGCCGGAGGCGGTGCACGGTGGTGCACGGAACGAGATGTGGACGTTCGAGGAGTTCGACACCGGTGGCCGCCGTCCCCGGCTGCCGCCCGAGGGCCTGCACTGGATCACCGAGGAGGATCTGACCGAGACCGGCTACACCGCCGACTTCCTGCGGGAGCTGGTGGCGGCCAGTCCGCGTACTCCGGAAGGGGTGGAATTCGATCTCAAGGCCGTCGACGAGCTCGAGTCCACGGAGTATGACGACGACGGGGAGTACGGCGCTCTCGGCGCGACCAGCGGCACCCGGACCCGGATCTGGTTCCCCTGGACGACACCCGACGGCGAGAAAGGGCAGGTCGACGTGGACGTCGCGTTCGACGAGCCGGTGCCGGAGCCGCCGGTGCTGACCGTCGTCCCGCGGGCCGGCGGGCGCGCGCCGGTCGGTCTGCTCACCGCGAGCCGGGAGTTGTCCCTGGCCTGGAAGCTGCACTGGCTGGCCGCCGACCAGGCCGGCCGTCAGTACTCCGACGCCAAGGATCTGTATGACGCGGTTCTCCTCGCGGAGCTTCCCGGCATCGGCCTCTCGCCCCGCCTTCATGAGTATGCGATGAGCGGTGGGGTGCGTTCGCTCTCCTCGGCCGCCCTGGACACCTGGTCCGTCAACGGCGACCTGCCCGGCGGGCCCGCACCCTGGCTCGCCCGCCTGGCATCCGCACTCCCGGGTCTCGCCCCGGCCCCCTGA
- a CDS encoding metal-sensitive transcriptional regulator: MSEEASPPHGPHGYSGDKAALLGRLRRIEGQIRGLQRMVDEDTYCIDVLTQISAAKSALQAVAVGLLEDHLAHCVVDAARSGDPSAKVKEASDAIARLIKS, from the coding sequence ATGTCTGAGGAGGCGAGCCCGCCGCACGGTCCGCACGGCTACTCCGGTGACAAGGCGGCGCTGCTCGGCCGTCTGCGCCGGATCGAGGGCCAGATCCGCGGGTTGCAGCGGATGGTCGACGAGGATACGTACTGCATCGATGTCCTGACCCAGATCTCCGCGGCGAAGAGTGCGCTGCAGGCGGTCGCGGTCGGGCTGCTCGAGGATCATCTCGCGCACTGCGTCGTGGACGCGGCTCGTTCCGGTGACCCGTCCGCCAAGGTCAAAGAGGCGTCCGACGCGATCGCCCGGTTGATCAAGTCCTGA
- a CDS encoding heavy-metal-associated domain-containing protein, whose translation MAVTSTYTVKGMTCSHCVNAVTEEISALPGVSGVQIDLGSGGVTVTSEAPLTGDAVRAAVDEAGYELADA comes from the coding sequence ATGGCTGTGACCAGCACCTACACCGTCAAGGGCATGACCTGCTCGCACTGCGTCAACGCGGTGACCGAGGAGATCTCGGCGCTCCCGGGGGTGTCCGGCGTGCAGATCGACCTGGGGTCCGGCGGAGTGACCGTGACCAGCGAGGCGCCGCTCACCGGCGATGCGGTGCGCGCCGCGGTCGACGAGGCCGGCTACGAGCTCGCGGATGCCTGA
- a CDS encoding SAM-dependent methyltransferase translates to MPQPLDQALAEVRELLLAPGLTRAVAAGRRRGHVPSVTRAQVRPVTLKSGPKLQIVTEDGVRPFTRNVTPGDEAAAAVDELLAEPFGNWHVETSSATVQVRITKKGEAQVHRADATAPPVTVQDHDRPKQWLLDPGDPLFEVIGGNAAKRRQIDAFLRALAATLPDQLPPTLRVVDLGCGNAYLTFAAYRYLAGRGVSVQVAGVDVREDQRVRNGQVAAELGCSDEVTFVAGTIEAAELPFTPDLVLALHACDTATDQALARAVQWDARWVLAAPCCHHDIAAQLKGNSSPSPYGEFTRHAILRERFADVLTDSLRAGLLRLHGYRVDVVEFIDSAHTPRNLMLRARRTGAEPSADQRAEYAALIGEWQVKPALAALLGRD, encoded by the coding sequence ATGCCACAACCGCTCGATCAAGCACTCGCCGAGGTGCGCGAACTCCTTCTCGCTCCGGGGCTGACCCGGGCCGTCGCGGCCGGCCGTCGCCGCGGGCATGTGCCCTCGGTCACACGCGCCCAGGTTCGCCCCGTCACGTTGAAGAGCGGTCCCAAGCTCCAGATCGTCACCGAGGACGGCGTCCGCCCGTTCACCCGCAACGTCACGCCCGGCGACGAGGCCGCCGCCGCGGTCGACGAGCTGCTGGCCGAGCCGTTCGGCAACTGGCACGTGGAGACGTCCTCGGCCACCGTGCAGGTTCGGATCACCAAGAAGGGTGAGGCCCAGGTGCATCGCGCCGACGCCACCGCTCCCCCGGTGACCGTTCAGGATCACGACCGGCCCAAGCAGTGGCTGCTCGACCCGGGCGATCCGCTCTTCGAGGTGATCGGGGGCAACGCGGCCAAGCGGCGGCAGATCGACGCGTTCCTGCGGGCGCTCGCCGCGACGCTGCCCGACCAGCTTCCGCCGACGCTGCGCGTCGTCGATCTCGGCTGCGGCAATGCCTATCTGACCTTCGCCGCCTACCGATATCTGGCCGGGCGGGGCGTCTCGGTCCAGGTCGCCGGGGTCGATGTCCGCGAGGACCAGAGGGTACGCAACGGTCAGGTCGCCGCCGAGCTCGGTTGTTCCGACGAGGTGACCTTCGTGGCCGGCACCATCGAGGCGGCCGAGCTGCCGTTCACGCCCGATCTCGTGCTCGCGCTGCACGCCTGCGACACCGCCACCGACCAGGCGCTGGCCCGCGCCGTGCAGTGGGACGCGCGCTGGGTGCTCGCCGCTCCGTGCTGCCACCACGACATCGCCGCCCAGCTCAAGGGCAATTCCTCCCCGTCGCCCTACGGCGAGTTCACCCGGCACGCGATCCTCCGCGAGCGCTTCGCGGACGTGCTCACCGACTCGCTGCGCGCCGGCCTGCTGCGGCTGCACGGCTACCGGGTCGACGTGGTGGAGTTCATCGACTCGGCGCACACCCCGCGCAACCTGATGCTGCGCGCCCGCCGCACGGGGGCCGAGCCGAGCGCCGACCAGCGCGCGGAATATGCCGCGCTGATCGGCGAGTGGCAGGTCAAGCCGGCGCTGGCCGCCCTGCTCGGTCGCGACTAG
- a CDS encoding heme oxygenase (biliverdin-producing), translated as MWHLTNTPVTGALSSPVRKILAEGFAATRQSRFVQSLAAGQLPIAAYAELTAQHWFVYESLELATAAMAGDPVAGRFYFPELFRLRAIEADLRFLQGPRWQSRIAALPATTTYCTRIRSAAFDQATGYVAHHCARYLADLDGGQWLGAAVLSAYRFRRQGYRFFVFDGIDPELFPARYHERLDTTPWSRAEQTTFLTEMTTAVQLNLDLLSDLETRWT; from the coding sequence ATGTGGCATCTGACCAATACGCCGGTGACCGGCGCACTCTCCTCCCCGGTGCGGAAAATCCTCGCCGAGGGATTCGCCGCGACCCGGCAGAGTCGCTTCGTCCAGAGCCTCGCCGCCGGCCAGTTGCCGATCGCCGCCTACGCCGAGCTCACCGCGCAGCACTGGTTCGTCTACGAGTCGCTCGAGCTGGCCACGGCCGCGATGGCCGGCGATCCGGTGGCCGGCCGTTTCTACTTCCCGGAGCTGTTCCGGCTCCGGGCGATCGAGGCCGACCTGCGTTTCCTGCAGGGCCCGCGCTGGCAGAGCCGGATCGCCGCGCTGCCGGCCACCACGACCTACTGCACACGGATCCGATCTGCCGCGTTCGACCAGGCCACGGGCTATGTGGCGCACCACTGCGCGCGCTACCTGGCGGATCTCGACGGCGGCCAGTGGCTCGGCGCCGCGGTGCTCTCGGCCTACCGTTTCCGCCGCCAGGGCTACCGCTTCTTCGTCTTCGACGGCATCGATCCGGAGCTGTTCCCGGCGAGGTACCACGAGCGCCTGGACACGACGCCGTGGAGCCGCGCCGAGCAGACCACGTTCCTGACCGAGATGACCACGGCCGTCCAGCTCAACCTCGACCTGCTCAGCGACCTCGAAACCCGATGGACCTGA
- a CDS encoding DUF3107 domain-containing protein has protein sequence MEVKIGVQHSPRELVLESAQTPAEVEQAVSEALAKDGVLSLTDEKGRKVIIPVAKLAYVEIAEASHRPFGFTTR, from the coding sequence GTGGAGGTCAAGATCGGCGTGCAACATTCGCCGCGTGAGCTGGTGCTGGAAAGCGCTCAGACCCCGGCGGAGGTCGAGCAGGCCGTGTCCGAGGCTCTGGCCAAGGACGGCGTCCTTTCGCTTACCGATGAAAAGGGCCGCAAGGTGATCATCCCGGTCGCCAAGCTCGCCTACGTGGAGATCGCCGAGGCTTCACACCGGCCGTTCGGCTTCACCACCCGCTGA
- a CDS encoding TetR/AcrR family transcriptional regulator, with the protein MTAASGGAQTTRPTRLPRSARRKQLLAAAQQIFVAHGYHAAAMDDIAERAGVSKPVLYQHFPGKLELYLALLDTHCDAIIAKVRSALLATPDNKERVKGAVRAYFDFMDHESEAFRLVFESDLRNDPQVRQRVERVEQGCIEALTETIISDTGLRPDQAQLLASGLAGASGAAAQYWLANGRRTPKAEAEALVAALIWRGIASFPLQGGSSAGTAPEIG; encoded by the coding sequence ATGACCGCCGCGTCCGGCGGGGCTCAGACCACCCGCCCCACCCGGCTGCCGCGTTCGGCACGCCGAAAGCAGCTGCTGGCCGCTGCTCAGCAGATTTTCGTCGCGCACGGCTACCACGCCGCTGCGATGGACGACATCGCCGAGCGGGCGGGTGTCTCCAAGCCCGTGCTCTATCAACACTTTCCCGGCAAGCTCGAGCTGTACCTGGCCCTGTTGGACACGCACTGTGACGCGATAATCGCCAAGGTGCGCAGCGCGTTGCTGGCGACGCCGGACAACAAGGAGCGGGTCAAGGGCGCGGTGCGTGCGTACTTCGACTTCATGGATCACGAGAGCGAGGCGTTCCGCCTGGTCTTCGAGTCCGACCTGCGCAACGACCCGCAGGTGCGGCAGCGGGTCGAACGGGTCGAGCAGGGCTGCATCGAGGCGCTGACCGAGACGATCATCTCGGACACCGGCCTGCGGCCCGATCAGGCCCAGCTGCTCGCCTCCGGTCTGGCCGGCGCCTCCGGGGCGGCCGCTCAGTACTGGCTGGCGAACGGGCGGCGTACGCCCAAAGCTGAAGCCGAAGCGCTCGTAGCTGCGCTGATCTGGCGTGGGATCGCGAGCTTCCCCCTCCAGGGCGGTTCATCGGCCGGAACGGCACCGGAAATCGGATAG